The following is a genomic window from Bradysia coprophila strain Holo2 chromosome IV unlocalized genomic scaffold, BU_Bcop_v1 contig_5, whole genome shotgun sequence.
ATAATGTAGTCTCACCGTTTTAACTTCGAATGTTTGAGACTTTCATTTTTACCCGGGATTGATAGTTGACCGAGTATCTCTCCGAATCtttgaatatttattataGAGCTACTGTAATGTTCTACCGGATAACACGTTAAAAAGACCAATTtaacaattcatttttgcaTCACAAATTGacgagaaaataaataatcgaCAGTTTTCTTCCGTGTAGGTAAGTgtgtacattttttgttttgttttgttgtttcgtATTGTTGAAGACTAATATATTCTTCACAGCGCATCCTATTCCTACCGATCAATCATTTAATATTGTTACACCCAACCATTTActatataaatataatattcaattcaaattcacGTCCTTGCCAATTAATTAccttaaattattttattgaataatcacacatttcaatttattgatttaaagCATCAGTAATAAGTTActaaacgcaaaaaaaaaatttttttttcaactttcctacacaagaaacattttatattacaGAAAGATGTTTCGTATTGTATTTGATGTACTTGTAGATATTTTACATTATAAACAGAAAATCacgaagagagaaaaaaaaattgtcgatgGAAAACATTGAACGATTCAATATAAGTTCAAGTTTGgcatattatttttcagttttcatttttaataataattaatgcGCGTCATATTTTGCACTTTTTTATGAATAACGTACACAGTGTACTCATGCCAGTATACGGCctggaaatttttaattaaccgGAGAAGGATTTGCGAGTTTTTCTTGGGTGTGTGATTAAAAGTAtagataaataaatgaaaaaaaaaaaaaaaaaaaattcattacgGTCATGACTTTTGACGGTCTCGATAAGGTGTgacagtttttttgtgtgtgttattctTCTCGTcttacaatttaattaaattgttgctCGCCAAATACACTTCATTTGTGTCGTACTAATTCAATAATAGTTACCAATGGCACACCCTTTCGGTTAAATAACTTCCACAATTCATTTGCAGCCGACTATTTGTTATTGATCCAATTTCTGTGACGAATTTGCCATAATTAATTACGttcgcaaaaaattttttaatcaaatttatccgacagaaacaacaaaaaaaatgcttagTCTAGACTAGTAACTGGTATGGAGACCAATCTAAACATCAAATaacgaaacaataaaaatgtaagtaaagagaaacagaagaaaaaaaattattgcggaaatgtttaacaaaataaacagacaatcgattttttcttcatataaaTGCAGGATCatctatttaatttattttcaaattacaagattttattgttgcgcacgatgatgatgatgatgctaCACAATAAGTACCTCTGCGCATGTAACAATATAAAACACACATCCATCAGTACAATTTACTTAGCTTTATCCGCACTATCTCTGAGCAGCGATCTTTGGAAAAACGTAAACATGCCATTAATCATAAGAattcgaattaaaaatttaaaaaaaactttaattcaattaaatttacatgCGGAGATTATACTCAGCCCATTCAACAAAGGAGTTACTTTTAAaagttttcatctttttatactGTCGAACTATATGGACTATAAAGCAAAGTGTTGTTGAAgagaatggaaaatttcaaatgatttcacAATTTGTGATTCAAAATTCAGGGTGAGTGTGAGAGTGTTGAAGGCATTATAAGTATTTTCGGTTAATCTGCGAGATGAGGACTTAAGGATTCTCCAAGGATTTTGAAGCATTTTCAAGCGATTCCATCAATTTCCTTCacttttaattaattagttAGCCTTTTAGAAAATGACATACTGAGATGCAATcagtaaatattttacttcaaagaatcgccaaagatattttctacaaaatcttttacttcttaaGTTTTAACATGCATTCTGCTCTATAAGATCACATCAATCGGaggtcatcgcttattttttcattgctggtcgataacaaatgatgtTTCTGAAAAGGTTGGACTTCTTTcgggaaattttttgtaaaagaacCTTCTTAGAATTTCGTTTTGGTACACAAAAAGTGCTTCACTTAATCGGCCCCAAAAACATATAACCGTCCTAAATTGTCACTGTAAACTGTAACTCGGTCAAAGCTTGAATCCTCATTCAGTGATACTATTTGAAGTAATTGTATAATGATTTTCCAAACGAGATAGAGGAAGCTTTTCGTATTATCAACCTCAGGGTACTTCTAAATGACAACAAAGatgagaaaatgtaaaatattgcCTTTCAGttacgaaaaattaaaacaatatcGGCCCTAGAATGTTGACTATAGGGTTTATTCCattgaaaatacatgcaaTGCCTGGTCTAAAGCACAGCGTagtagaaatatatttttgcacATTCATGTAAATTATCTACAATTCGGTAGTAAATGTCATAAATGCCGTTTAAATCTAATAAATTAAGCTTTTTTATAAAGTTTGGTTAGACTTACACAAATATTcttgaatttattgttttttttttctctctctcattTCATGCAAATTGTATTACAGCAAGTAcaataaatattaataaaataaataaaataatttttcattcacaaCAAATTAATGAACTTAAGATGCTTTTAATGTTATGAAAATGACTAATTTGTTACGGTGGCTCATATCGTCATCATACACTGGAAGTTTTCCAtttaatacaaacaaaaatttatgcgTCGACCAAACTTGTAATTTTGTAGTTAATATCTTGAGTTTTATTGAACTTTATactgtatgctaatttcatgATTCAAACATAAACTCACCTCAATTTAACTTTTCAGGTGATTCGTCTTTCAGTTTTATTCGTTCCGCACCAAACAAGCTCTACTTGCTGCTTCAATTACTTCTCCACTAAGAGAACTGAGAGTAGTGTAGAAGCTGTTTTAACGATTtctgttaaaaaattcttttaaccACAAAGGGTAATGGAATTGTCACCAATTGCGCTATGgcaaaagagtttttgaaaaacgaccgAGAAGTGAGAACGGAGAAACCCCTAAGGCTTTCTGAAACTTCGAAAAGCTGTCGAACCGGGAACGTAACTGAACCAACATGTTTATAGAAAATTCGTCTTATCGCTCCACAGATTTTGGTTAGAATCAAATGACCTGACTGGTATTTTGTTTGACCAAATACTTTCGAGTCAaaatttatagttttttttttcaatcgacGCGACAAGTGATACGATACACTGATATAATAATGTCAATTTTTTAGGCATACAAATTTAGGGCATACAAATTTATAGGTTCAGGTGTAATTGACAATCTGATCTCTGTAgttaaacaataaacaaaaaaagtacaCGATTGTGATATCGCAACTAATTAAACTCGATTAAACCAATTGATGTTGATTATTGGGTGAAGCAAAGGTAAGTACATGTTCAAACCACAATGTTTGTCTTTTTAATTTGCTTATTGAAAGGATAAAACATGAGaatagacccgtacgaaggaGTGTCCGCAATAGTTTGTTGTCCATAAAAGCCACGTATATCTTGAAACTGCACTGAGCCTTTATATCtatctatttgaaaatatctttATATTACCTTCCACTAAAATTGAATCCTTAAGGGTCGTACTACCAATTTTGATAGTCTTTGTCTAATTGGTGTGGTCAGTAGTTTTCATTATACACTACTACATCTGCTTTTCATAGTAATAGTTCTGCAGATGTATGTGAAAACTCGTGACAATCCCTCTCATACATCAATTTTCCGCCCATATGTCTGAGCCCactcaatcattttttttcatcttcgaACCTCGCCTTCTTTTGTCATTAGCAAACCGTACAAATTCCCTTTACTTAGAGGTtcttatttggaacaaacgtGATAGTAAGCCTATAACACTCTTGAATATCGTACGAGTTTAAAAACGGCGTCTAATTAAATGGTATCGTTTGCGCGACCTATATTTCCTTGCTATcgaaataattacaaaataatttgccTTACGTTCGAAATCACAAAGTTTCCAATTGTTTATATAAATGTAGCTTCGCTGACTAGTTCAGTTATGTATCAAAAATGCATTCGTCTATTgcaatttgttttattatttcgatTTGGGTGTCTAATTCCGAAACTGCACAAGAGAGTCGAATTTATGATGGCTACGCAATCGACATTTCTGAAGCACCGTACATGGCTCAAGTTTACTTCTTGgacaaaaaacatttcgaacaTAGATGTGGAGGAGCGATTTTGAGAGAAGATATCGTCATTACTGCAGGACACtgtaatttctttaaaataaacaaacttaactttgttcaacgaattttttattaattgaaggTGTCAGGGATAGTCATACGTTGGAAGATCGCGATGCTAAGGGCTTTAGCGTTATGGTAGGTGCTACAGAACGACATGATCCTAAAATGGGACATACATTGGAGGTACAAAACGTTTATCCACATCCAAACTTCAAAGGGCACAAAGGTGGGCTCCATCATGACGTTGGGATTTTGCGATTGGCAAGTAAAATTGTGATGGGTGAAAATACGGAGTCAATTAAATTGGCTCTTTCAAGTGACGAGACTCCAGTAGGAAGAAAGATAATAACAAGTGGCTGGGGAAGAAATCCACAACATCCCAACGACGAGGGTCTGTACCAAGCCATAATGGCAATCAGTTCTTATCGGGAATGTGCCAAAAGATACAATCAAGACATAgaggaattaaaaaaacacgaaatttgTGCAAAGCCAGTGCAAGGAAAGACATGTCCGGGTGATTCTGGGGGCCCCGCTATAGACACAAAAACAAATCGCATAATTGGATTGACTTCGTTTGGTAAAGGTGGTTGTGACGTAAATCACGCAgtagtttttgtcaaaatCACCGACAATTTGGATTTTATCCACAGTATTATCAGTCAAAATGTTACGAATGACTCTAGTGTTGCATCGGATGATGGATGTGACGAGCCTTCGCTAGAAGAACACTAGAATtagattttgttcaaattttctgGGTGATGGGAAAACGAATTGACATGGAAAGTTCAAATAAAAGTTATTGAATCACAAACAACAGTTATAGTTTCTCAGGCATTCTAATATCGTTCTGACCACtttaattttcactttatttaccaatatttaataaaaatattgtaggaATTCAGATTAAGTGATTCTACACGCTCTCCCTTCATTTCCAGTCTTTGGGTAATACCATCAGTCTTTCACTGTATGACCTGCAATGCCCAACATTTCTTCAACGAAGACCCAGACGTGGGAGACTATTTGAGAAAACCCACCGAATTTGCCAGTCTAGGACCTGTCACTCTAGATAGGTTTCTTGTGGCGAAGGAAAGGCTACCATGATTTAAAAGATGATCGGAAAGAAAATAAAGGACCAGATCTGTATTTCGAGATCATTACAAGACATTCGAGACATCTCACTGGAGCACCAAACTaactggaaaaaaaaatcatggccTTATCACGGAAGCAAGGACATTAGACATTTACGTGTGTTCTAATTGAAGGAAGCGAAACCGTAACAATATTGAAGAGCCAACGGTCTGACGCACATATATGACGATGTCGATAACCAGAAGtgtttaaatcaatttaacaaaAGTTTCAATGTAAATATGCCGATGAAACATTAGGCTGTGAGGAGGAGATGAATTCCATTCTAAATTCCGTTCAAATGTTAATAAAACATGCATCTTGTATATTCAAgtatatttgaatttgaaatgtaaCTAATCATCTCAACCAGTTCGCATACAGTAAAATGTTTCGTGGAATATCAAGTTAAATTGAGATACACTTATTTTAACACCCAATTGATTACATAAATTACGCCTATTTTACATGGctgttaaaatttaattaacacGTTTTACATTATCGATAATCTACATTAGATTGACGCCATATCCACTCCACACATCATAACCGAATcgtatttacaataaaagtttAACAAACTTCCatttaacaataaataaatcaaagacCGAGGCAGtttataaaatagaaattaaacTGAATCTCAATTAAAGGCCTTGAACAATTAAcgcatttaatttttcgtatttGGTATGGTCGAACTGAGTGTGACGTTGTGTTATGTTTAAACAATTTATAATTCACAaaagatttgtattttatgattttagcAACACAACACGTCCATATCAAATAACCAatcgaaatataaaaattttacaaaaataattagttCAACATCAACAGCTATACCAAATCgtagaaattttaattgcatatttatttgaaaaatttatatggtCTGGTCACCAATTTGCCATAGATCTTAAGATAGTTTTGTTTATGTAATTATTCCGAGAACTGCTGGACCGtgcacttcaatttttttttgagtttaaGCATTCTGTGAAgtctttttgttttcgtttttcaattgAGGAATAACCAGCATTGCGAGGCAAGGTTATTTTACCTTAATCATTCTTGCATTTAAATTGGTGGCATTTAAATATTGTTTCACCAATCACATTATTTcagctttttatgtgcaattcGTAAGATCATTTtatgattgaaatttttttctgctgaAACTCGAACCAATAGTGAGTATTAGTTACAAAGACAGTTAAATGACAATGCCATCAtcgaaaaaattcaacgaGAACTATATCAGTGGAAAGTAAATTATCAAGAATTTTATGGCAGATGGAAACATTCCAATATTTCCAAGTTGGCTCTACAGTTGAGTTCCTGGATTGCCAATGAATGGTCAATAAAAGGGAATTAATGTAAAAATAGCACAACCGCTCCTGAAAACTTACTGTTCACTGCtcagaaaaaaatctgtttatggcgaatatttttgttgtttttttttcacttttcaacttgtttttacTATTTTACAATTAAGAATTTCCTCGAATCTTCCTTTATTTTGCATCGTCATACCATATCTCTCTGTACTAAAGTGAACGAGACTTACTCTACTATTCTACTAATAGACTAcgattcatctgttattgacgataatgacaaaaaaaacgaagtacTTTGGTTTGTATTGCATtatgtacagtgaacgacatctcaaatgtctcactgacatttttttcagagaatgtcattgtgaatttgcaatgacacaataaaattctcagaaaaatttgacagtgagacatttgagatgtcgttcactgtaagtagttaaatcaatgaagtaaaattttttgtaacaaactCCAAATGATAGAAAGAAGAAATAGATTTAATACGTACAGTGCGATGCGCTGACCGTTTCTATATGATCGTTATCATACTCAAGTTTTGCATTTAACACATTCTAGTGCGTTTTCTAATGTAGTTATTAGTGGCCCGATTTCATTGCTATTTTGTCCTACGTTCAAGGACGTTTCAAATGaaatccacgttaaaaaattcatacaaatgaatgaacgaaagatttaacgaaacttaagtgaagttacgtctgaaagtaccgtagcttgaagatgatctattatttttaatcaagTTTTTAATCGATTATCAAGCCAGTGCTTCTCTCTTTGATTGTATCGTTCAGTATATGTGGCATTATACCAGTTTTCGATGTATTCTTGATTCTTCTAACATTAATATTAATAAACTCTATAATGACGTCGGTGATAAAGATAGGCAGCGACAAAATAATAAGGCTTTATTTccaattaccaaaatttccctttgtttacttgacagcttgcactctcacggctctctcacgtagtaatttttgttgagtttttacttttattgcctatccacccggaatattgttgttacacctacatttcccacccgcggaaagcgatcgttacatgtgggaacttttacattacatcacaagtgaaggaatattcatatgaaaattcattacatatcaggagattttcattacataccagcagaatttcattacttcagcaaaaatgtatcacatgaaatattctttagcactgaaatcgaaacaatgactcgcgatgttattttagttttaatatcACAAACTTTGTCACTTGAATTAAATGCACACCAATCtaaacaaattcattaaaaactaacacaaaaataagtgacggccattttattttgtctctagccataatttcaattttttcaacttcgacgaacacctatggccaaacaattttaattttagcatttttcacttattttcaaaaacaatcaacacttttgtctttattatcatgtattcacttcacttcacagcaaaatttattgtaacaccaccaaaatcgacaaatattacgcaaaatatgaatctagcacttcacaaaaacaaaacagtcgaagtagtttgtcaacatgtcaccaaAACAGTAGTGTTGCCAGTGATGCTTTCGGGATTAATGTTATGAAGAtgtgtgagccgatttcatgagcagactagattcgtttataaacgtttcaatgcaacaacatattttttttggttttttgctAAGGTAAACGATGGTGTAGCTGACCGTGCAGGTGTACCTGACCAGCTAcattatttatcagttttggaaaataattacgaatgaaaatacgcaaattaactatctaattaatctttagagcctaaagattaattttttcatgaaaataatgcgattattatgtttacttatttgataaaaccataaaatgaaaccagtgcaccatctcagtacaaagttgcacaattcttaagaaaatcgtaagatcggtgtggtctaatttaaggtttttattgacaaaagaattattaatggacaaagttttggtgtttttaggtagtaaatagttcgacaattaatattattaacataaatagcgtctaaaagttaatatttgattaattacatggtggtcaaaacattgcatcaaaaaaaatgccatgtttgtgtagttgaccgcaccaaattccgaacatttttcttcatgtgacaaattcaccttccatgt
Proteins encoded in this region:
- the LOC119071451 gene encoding chymotrypsin B-like: MHSSIAICFIISIWVSNSETAQESRIYDGYAIDISEAPYMAQVYFLDKKHFEHRCGGAILREDIVITAGHCVRDSHTLEDRDAKGFSVMVGATERHDPKMGHTLEVQNVYPHPNFKGHKGGLHHDVGILRLASKIVMGENTESIKLALSSDETPVGRKIITSGWGRNPQHPNDEGLYQAIMAISSYRECAKRYNQDIEELKKHEICAKPVQGKTCPGDSGGPAIDTKTNRIIGLTSFGKGGCDVNHAVVFVKITDNLDFIHSIISQNVTNDSSVASDDGCDEPSLEEH